AAATCGGAGCCGCTCCATATTGCCGCATTGACAATGCACTTGAAATCCATTAATATGAGCCACATAATTAATATGACAGCAGGTGTGTTTTTAGTCTTGGTATGCCATGCAAGCGGTGGAACCAAAGCGAGCATCCCTAAAGTGCATAACCCAATTATCGCTGATTCAAAGCTCATTATTGCGCTGGTAGTTTCTGTATTACCTTCATTGGTATATATAAGGGAAGGTCATAACCACAGTATAAAATAAGGAATGGCTTATATATAAGGCAAACCCATCATTGctcttcttttgaattaGACACACATCCCTTTGATTCTTAAAGTTGAACTAATGGCAGTTCATTTGGCAGACGTTGTTTCAAAATGTTCGACTAAGGTATGTGGAAAACCTAATCAAAATAGTCAATTGCTGGAGTTGTGGTTACGTCTCCTTAAGTGCCTTAAGTAATTACCTTTTATTTTGCCATTTTGGTTGATCAATGGTGCCTCGATGCCCCATTGTTATGAGATGACTCGTAAAGGCTGCCCAACAATTATTCTAGTAAGGTAATATTGGGCAAGTGTAGTCATATGAAACAGTTCAGACAAATAACTGAAATATAATACCCTGTATCGATTGATAAAcataaatttataaataataaaaaagaaagaaatcaGTAAAATCTATATACCCTCCACTCTATAGTAAAACGCTTGAGGGATTTGGTTTCGTTAGGATAAGAACTAATCAGTATCAATTATGGTAGTGAAGATCTACCACTACAGTTtaaagagaagaaaaaaaatggtacTTGTAGTATGGCCATTTGTGGCTATATGTAATTCACCAATGTTTGAAGGTATATCTTCGCTAGCGAAGAATTATAACATATCATCAAGATATATTATAGGGAAATATTAACCAGTTCAGCACGAGTCAATTAAATCAACAAAAAGTGTGCAACAGCAGTGAAGGCAGTGAAAACATAGTACCAGATACCTTGATCAACAGACAATGCAGCACCGCTAGACTTAGACTTTGAGGAAGATGGTGCAACACCGGATATACTCATCAACTTGGTGCTGTAAGTTTCATTGCTTGGAATTGCTCTTAATAAAGAGTTGACTGCAGAAGGAGATAAAGTTTGGTCGAAGGAAGTTGAGTTGGAGATGAAACTGACAGTGTTACCATTAGAATCAAAGATAACACCACCCATCATAGTACCCTTAGTATCTCTTGGAATGTAACCATAACTTTGAATACCGGTACCCAGATCTTCAATACCTTGGTAAGTGTGGAAAGTTGAGTATAAGTGGTTTCTTTCAGTGCCGTTCATgacttcaaaaatatcgaACTCACCACAACCACTTGACCAACAGGAACAGTTAGCGTTGATTGGGTATTGAGAAGTTCTTGGGATTTTATCGTTTAGCAACCAGATGGCTGGCATGTCataaaattcaaaagaacTGCTGTTAGATTGGGTTTCAGTTGGCATCTTGAATTCGAACAAAAACATCTTAGTCTCACCACCAAAACCGTAGAAAGCTGGAATACCATCTCTGTAGTAACCACAGCCGTTCTTGACGCCGGACTTTGGACACTTGACAGTGgagaaaatagaatattcttGGTCAGAGCTGACATAGTTGTCGGCCTTCAAAACATTTGGAGAGCTAGCAGAAGAGGTACCATTGTCGCTTGCGTAAGAAAGAGCCTTACCGACACAAGGAGAATCAGCACCTTGGTTATTCATGAAAGTAACATTATCTGCTGTTTGAGCAGAAGCATCATAGAAGGCAGAACGGTTCCAACTTTGAGAATTAGAACTGTTGTCATTGATGACAAAGTTAGGAGAAGTATAGAATGCAAACTTTTCTAGGGACAATGGACCACGGAAATGCACAGACAAGTGTTCATTCAATGGTGCATTATCACCTTGGAACCAAGTCCTGTCACCAACTTCACACTTACAAGTACTGTTGTTGTCTAAGTTAGACATCTTCTTCACAGGGGTATAAGACCCAGTGAAACCAACATTGCTGAACTCAATCATGTCATAGCCTCTAACTTCAGCCTCCACAAGAGATCCACACATCAATGCAGCTGCAGTAGCAGCTATCACATTTTTAATCATAGCCATTGTTTATTCCTTGTTTAAAAAATAGCCCTTTTATGCTCTTGATTTGTAATCTATAAATATCCGATCAGACAAAGGTATTTCAGCTTAACAAAGTTATCTGTTCTATTAATCAAGTAAAGAACAGAGCTAACAAACAACAGAATTAGTTATGGCTACTTTATATACAACTCCCACTCAGCAATAAATGACTATGACGTTTCACTTTGTCTAAGAGGGCCTGTCCCTCGAGACCATTTTTGGCAACAAAACAAGGCTTATAATAATCATCATAAACGGCCCACACTTGTTTGCTCCTGTAGGTACACCGTGGTAAGCTATATGTATAAGCCCATATATCTTTTTGTCTTTATTGACTAAACCTATTACAATGATAAGATGACTTGGCCTGTGTTTGATTTTATACTTCGTCCACGTTGTAATGAGCTACCGCTAGAAATATCTTCAAAATGCGCTCATCTCTGTATTTCTTGTCGATGGTTGGATCACTATAAAGGGACATTGCACTCATGAGTGCAGCCTCTACGAACGCAACACAGTTGTTCAGCACTGGTGTGACTCTACCAGTACAGGTACCATTGGAAAACactttcttgattttctGTTTGAGCATACTGCCCTTAGATTTGTTTCGTGGGTCCTGGTTGCTGCTGTTCGATGGTGTATTTATAGAGGTGGTTTTCCTCACAACTATCTCTTTTATGCTTCTAGACCTCATAGAGATAAATAGAGTCTTTGACACATCACACTTCTCACTGATGAAATCCCTTTTCAGGCCATGGACAATTTTGTTCTCTATCTCATTAGTTGCTGGAATAGCTTGCAGTTTAAAAAACGGATTAAAATGCGATAAATACATAGTGTAGCGGGGTAGCAATTCCTCTGGATACTTCGATATAGTTGTACCTGGAATATCAACATCAATGACCACACGAGGATGACTTGTCACTCCCTCGGAGTCCTCTTGCTTGCTGTGTATATGCACCGCAATATCACTGCAAGGTACCATCGTTGTTACTTTATTTGCATCGATGTCGCCCTCGAAGATCTCTTCAAAACAGCTTGTTAGTAACTTGTGATGATCTAAGCTGCTACAATCCCTATCGAATCCAACGTTTTTCAAAGGAAATGTGTAAGCACCATTGTTATTACTGGTTCGTATGCTGTCAAGTAATGTAGTAGTATCCATATGAGCACCCTGAAGTAACACCGGTTGCTGCGATCCAACTGTCTCACTTGATGTTCCAACGGTAGCACCTCCCGCGTTGTTGGTAGCTCCAAACCATGGATACTCATCGTATTCTGAATTTGTCGAAGGTGATATTAATTGTTGTTGATATGGTGTGAGCATATGCCGCAAAGAACTGTTACTGGCTGTTCTTTGAAGAGTGATATTTGGATTCAACCCTGTATTGTTTTCTGGTCTCTCCCAGGAATCCGTACCTGCGGTCGGAGAGTTGCTTTGGAATATACTTGAAATGTTATTCTTCTTAAATGAACTGCTGAAAGTAGCCATGTTGCTTGTACCGTTGGATAATGGATTAGAGTTCGTAAAGCTGCCTGTGATACTGCCATTGAACCAAGATCCGTAAGATGATGAATACAGTTGATTGCTTAACGaggatgaaaaattttggaaTGGTATCGAAGTCGTGGATTTCAAGGATGATGGCTGTATGACTTCTGCCAAAGATTCATCAGAAGAAATGGACACCGAACTTGTTGCAGATCTATAACTCGAAGGTATCTTCCACCCTCTTGACGTAGAAAATGGCGACTGGTCGCTCTTAACTATGGGTATATCCATAGTCCGTGATTGCACATGGATATTTTCAGTACTAGAGTACCTTGGCCTGCTTGGCCTATGCTCATTTATCGTAGCCGGAATCTTAAGCTTGGAAGGTGTATGCGAGTTGCTGGATGAATGGTAAGATGACTCATTTGAGCCATTCATCGAGGGAGGCATCAAATGATTACTAGGAGTTGGAGTTGATACTGGTGTGatcattatcttcatttCTCCATCATATCGAGGTTTTAGTAACCCTCCTAGAATAAAAACTAGTTTGTTTGCGATCACCAAGTTACCGGAAGTTATTACTATTCTATGACATTCAGACTCTTGTGGGTCATCTCGATACTCTATCAACGTCTTCGCTATGAGAAACGGCAAAAAGCTCAGCTTCGTGCCTTCCTTCAACTCAATCCAATTGAAAACATCCTTGAACCATGTATGTATGAAATCTATATTATCCTGTGGGTACAAAAACAGCCTGGGAATCTCATGACAAGATCTCAACGCTGGAATCAGTAGTTTATTGACCAGTGTGACGAAGTTATCCTGCGTCTCCACCACATGAAAGGATGTAGCCATCAAATGGCGCTCTGTTTGTGTTAGCCAGCCATCTATGTCTGCCCATGAGTCCGAGATATCTGCCAGCAGATAGCTTGGTAAGCACATGGTGATGGAAACTCGCCTATCTGAAGATTGGTAATTCTTCGGAAATGTACCATGCAGATTCATCGATGTCCTACGTGGATAGAACACACGCGTTATCAGCAATTGTCTTGAATTCGGAATTATCCTAAACTTATCCTCAGTGACTCTAGTCTTCGACCTGATCGGTGACCCATATATATACTGCCTAAGCTCACTCGCAGTGATGAATGGCGCACTAACGTTCCCGTTAGTCATCTCATCGTGTTTCAGCCCCATAGACCCATGCCCACGACTGCTATAGTCAAGTATAGTCCTGTACCGTTGTCTACACACCATCTCCGCGTTCTCTTCTAGTATAAGCAGCCGGTACTCAATGGATTCATGCCCTCCAGTCCCACTCCCAGGCGCACGCATTCGACACCCAAACAACTTCACCTTGCACTCATCGTTGAGGTTCTCCAACCCTTCAAACCGCTCACCCATCGCACTAGTATCTTTTTTGCTGTTATTGTAAGAACCTTAATCCTGAATTGAAATACTGCCCCCAATCTTTATCTTCTCCCACTTTAAAGGACTATTATTTAATCGTCCATTCTTGATTCACATTCCATCGTGCTCATCACCTAGTCTCGTGTCAACTCATCTCATCACCTTTTACTCGGTAACCCTTGTACAATCAgctttttttatataatgaGTTATATTAATAGCAACATCCAAATTGTTTAGACGGTCATTGGACTGGCTGATCCCTTGTTAAAACTTAAAGAGCTTCACATACCGTTTTTGGACAGATTACTAAAGAGTCACAAACTTGTCTTTGCAGCTTTATCCATCCATTTAACTATCTTAGCCGGGCAAAACTACCCTTCAGGTTCTTGGTTATAATCGGATAACGAGGAATCATATCATACTGCACATCGCTATATTAGACTATGATCGCTAGATGGTTACTGTTTTCGTTGATATCTTCGCTGCTATGTATATTAGGTGCGCTATTTGTGCCCATTATCAGCAGGTACTCCTCCAAGTCGCATGAGAATAATAACACCAAGCTGGTTAACTATGGTTTGTCATTGAGTGCTGGTTCTATGATGACCACTGCGTTGTATAAGATGTTACCTGCGATGGATCCTGATAATAGATTTACAGTATTCTTTGGCTTTACCTTTGGTATATTaatcagtttctttttgaattaTGTGGTGCATGCTTTCACTTCTGAATCACTTATACATTGTGCTCATGGTGATGATCATAGCCATTCTCATGGTGACCATGACCGTGCCCATGACCATGATCATGACCATAACGATAGTCATGAATATGGCCATGGTCATGAACACTCTCACGAACATGGAAACAATAACAACCATGTACATCTAGATGACAATGAAGCTGACGATGATCTATATGATCCGCTCTCAAGGCATAGAAGTGTCGAGACTGAACACTCTGCATTACTACCACATGGTAAAGAAGGGGTAAGAAGAAGGCTTTCGTTGCTAGACTTGTTCTCTAAAAAACATAGAGATATCGGCCCATGTTGTGATAGTATTGTCAAATCTTGCGGGGTACTCAGTGTGCCAGCTGATAAATTAACCTGTGTTCCACTTAACCAGCGCGGAAAATGCTTGAATGAGCAGTGCCACAACTACATGCAGGAAGTCGACCAACGCCCAAATCACGTCTCCTCGCAGACAGATAGTTCCTATTCCCCTAACCATAGCAACTCTAGTTCATATGAATCTCAAGATGATGCAGAGCATAAACACGAGCACACCTCTGGTGTTGTGTGCCTGGAGAATAACATTGGATATGATCTGGAGAATTTGGACACCTATAGAAATAACTACATGCTGGGAAGACGTAATACTATAGAATACCAACCATCAGCAAAGGTTAGTACAAATGCCGGATCTACAAGTGTTAGGAGCCAAGCTATTTCTAGGCCATCATTGAAGGGGATAAATTCCGCTCCTCATTATAGTGAAAACGCTCAGGCTACTAAGGCATCGAATCATGATGGGCATGGACATGATGATGGACATGAGCACTTCCACCATCACGATGAAGAAGCTTTATACTCgcatcatcatcatctagAGACGCCCTTCTCTAAATTACTTTCTATCGGTTTGCAAACATGTCTGGTTTTGACGTTACATAAATTCCCAGAAGGTTTAATAATTTTCTACACAAATCAATCGGATGAGACAAAATCTCTAGGACTTTCAATTTTCATCAGTTTATTGATCCACAACTTTGTTGAAGGGTTTGCCATGACCTTACCATTTTATACTGCATTTGAGAGCAAATGGAAAGCCATTTTGATTACCACAATACTAGGTGGTGGATCTCAACCTTTCGGTGCAGTTTTAGGGTACTTCATTTTCAAGAGTagtggtggtgatcacaAGCATTCGGATGGTGCACCCCCAATTATGGGATTACTTTTGAGTATAACTGCTGGGTTTTTAGTTGTGATAAGTGTCCAGATGTTCCAAACTGGTGTTAGTTTCAGTGATAGTCATCATCACCACTCTGATGACAATGAGGAAGAAATTGCGCAAAACCATACTATGGGAACCACTTGTCTAAAGTGGTGTTGTGCTGGTATctgtttgattttattaagCGGTATTTTTGTGTAATGTATAAAAATGACTTACAAGATGAAATGAGAATCAATTTAGGTGCACCCAAGGATTCTGTGGATTCATATTATGGGTGGTGATAAGAAACaattattaaataaaatatgcattttcttttatggTTGCATTATGTATTTTTAGTGAATGTATTTATGTGATAATTTAAATGATATGCGAAAATTCTACCTCATTTATACCCTCAACATATAAAAACTTCTTGATTTAGTGAATAGGTTTTAATATTAGGAGTTCAGTTCGTATCATTTCTAGTTTGGCCCTCTAACCTAGTATCTCTTTCCTCTATTGCATCTTGTAGATCAACTGATACaacatcaaaatcaatatcTGTTTGGCTATTTTCATGTTCCCCAATAAATGGATTCTCGACTGGGCTTGCTTGTCCTTCTGGTAGATTTGCAGTTTTGGCATTCGAACCACTATGTTCGTATTCgttatcttcttttgttgttgGGAATTGCGCTTCCAAACTAAAAGGGTTATTCTTCGCATCATCTGAAAGAGGTAATCTAAAATTGTATTTACCCCATTTGAAATAAAGGATAGTTATACCTATTAAGCATAAAACATAAACTACGATGGCGTAATTCATGCCTTTTACTGTGACAGGAAGTTGAGTTGGAAAGCATACGCTAACCATTACTAATAATAGCCACAGTACAGAAGCAATGTTGATGAACCAACCAAATTTGTATCGTATTTTTACAGGTGCGTGTTTTATTGATCTTCTTCCAGTGCATAAGACTAATACCAATGGAATGAATGTTGCAGAACATAGACATAGCACAGCTGCACCGATAAAAGCGTTAAAAGCGGCTGTTGAGATTAGTGCTAGTAAACCTAGAAAGTATGATATTCCCATACTCAATAAGATAGAATATTTTGGAACTCTTGACTGGGAGTCAGGAGGAACAAAAGTCCATAAATCATAACGTGGAATGGCATGATCACGACTAAAACTATAAACAGCACGAGAAGATGTTGTGATGGAGCCAATCCCAGAGAAAAATAAGTTACCTAAAATCAAAAGGACCAAGAATACGGAAACCACCATCGAATGTGTAGATTTTGTGAATATAGTTACAATTGGGAGTACCTTatgatttgaaaatatGGTCTCGATATCCGGTAGGATTAACATGATAGGAAGTAAGAATATTAGGCCGGAGAACGTTGAAAGCAAGACAGCGGTTGACATACCCCTTGGGATATCTTTTTCAGGTTTTTTAACTTCGTCAGCTAAAGCTGGAAGCATACTAAACCCTTGTAATGTAAAGTTAGATTGTTGAAAACCAATTAGAAATGAAAGGAATGCACTAGAATATCCGGACATGCTATTgtcaaaatgaaataaagcGTACTTCAATGATCTAAATTTACCCTTGTGAAAAATAAGAAGcaaaatatcaatgaaaatgatggCATAGATAATCCAATAAACACAAACTTTGTTGATTATCTCGATGAATCTTGCAAACTTTAAGTTAACAAGGCCCACTAGAGTAACTACCATGTAGAACACAATCACAGTGAATAGAATAAGATGTGTCTCTGATATTAATTCGTTGTTGGCCATCaatattaatgatataGTTAGCTGGGCGCCGGCGAATGTTATGCTTGTACTCATCGTCCAGTTACCGATCAACATTAGCCAGCCAGTAAACCAAGAGCAGATCAGTTTTAGACGAGGTGGTGCAATCATAGCACTCCCAACATGCAACTCCATTGGAAACTTTGAAACAATCTCTCCAAGAGATAAGGATGAGAACCATATTAGTATTCCGCTAATAAAAAACCCAAGCATGATGGACAAGGGCCCACCATTAAGCATACCAATACCCATACTAGTGCACATACCCAGTACGGGACTCATTAAGCCAAACCCTAAACCTATCACAGAGTTCCGTGACAGCAGGGACTTATCTAGTTCTTGTTTATAATTGAAATGTTCTACTTCCTCGGGTTCATCGGTAACTTCATCCTCTTGAACATAGTGGTgtaaattttcaaatatttcatgAGGATCCAAGTTAGGCATATTTTCACGGATATTCTCCCGGATATTCTCCGGGATCAAAGTATATTCCTGTATCATTATCGGTTATCCTTTTTTCTTGTGAGAGCTTATGAAGTAACCATCCAAAGCTCAGGAAAAGAACACCTCTAAAAAAACCTGTTGCTTTCCTCCGTCTAATATGTAAGTATAGATTCAGATAAATTCAACCTCCATACACTTGATTTCCAAATACAGACTATGTATTTGTGAActtataatttcaatacttCATGCTCATCTTCATATTCTGACATTTTTTCAGCCTTCGTGGCCCTTTAAcctgaaattttgaaattttgacaaatttaaaataataataaagatgAGATGAGCTTTATAAGAATATGCACTTTGTGATGGTTGAGAGGTGGAGATTGGTAGAGCTATAGGAACTATTGAAGGCAATGGATTTTGACGAGTTTGGTAATCCCATTGGTGATGAGTTGGAACTGGGGGAAGAAATTGAGgttaagaaagaagagacCGAGAGCATAGGTACCAATGGTGAAGGAAGCAATCATAGTGATAATGAGATAAACGAGGAAGATGACGATTATATGAGTGATCTAGATGCCGATTTTGACGACGAGAACCTCGCTTTAGAGTCTCTTAGACATACTTATGGTGATCAAGTTGAAGTGCTGATGGAATATGAAGATAGAGACGCAAATGAGCCTATTGTCGAAAGTGGTGATACTGGGGAATCTCACAGCAAAGAGGGTGTTTTTATTAGattaaaaaagaatattccTAGGGCGCAATTTGATAGAGAGTATATGATGCAGATGATGAAAGTGCCAGAAAGAATACGAACTGTATGCATTTTAGGACCCTTACATTCGGGTAAGACATCAATTGCCGACATATTCGTACTTAACA
This is a stretch of genomic DNA from Nakaseomyces glabratus chromosome M, complete sequence. It encodes these proteins:
- the TOH1 gene encoding Toh1p (CAGL0M08206g~Protein of unknown function); the encoded protein is MAMIKNVIAATAAALMCGSLVEAEVRGYDMIEFSNVGFTGSYTPVKKMSNLDNNSTCKCEVGDRTWFQGDNAPLNEHLSVHFRGPLSLEKFAFYTSPNFVINDNSSNSQSWNRSAFYDASAQTADNVTFMNNQGADSPCVGKALSYASDNGTSSASSPNVLKADNYVSSDQEYSIFSTVKCPKSGVKNGCGYYRDGIPAFYGFGGETKMFLFEFKMPTETQSNSSSFEFYDMPAIWLLNDKIPRTSQYPINANCSCWSSGCGEFDIFEVMNGTERNHLYSTFHTYQGIEDLGTGIQSYGYIPRDTKGTMMGGVIFDSNGNTVSFISNSTSFDQTLSPSAVNSLLRAIPSNETYSTKLMSISGVAPSSSKSKSSGAALSVDQGIWYYVFTAFTAVAHFLLI
- the LST4 gene encoding Lst4p (CAGL0M08228g~Ortholog(s) have GTPase activator activity, role in positive regulation of GTPase activity, positive regulation of TORC1 signaling and Lst4-Lst7 complex, cytosol, vacuolar membrane localization), whose translation is MGERFEGLENLNDECKVKLFGCRMRAPGSGTGGHESIEYRLLILEENAEMVCRQRYRTILDYSSRGHGSMGLKHDEMTNGNVSAPFITASELRQYIYGSPIRSKTRVTEDKFRIIPNSRQLLITRVFYPRRTSMNLHGTFPKNYQSSDRRVSITMCLPSYLLADISDSWADIDGWLTQTERHLMATSFHVVETQDNFVTLVNKLLIPALRSCHEIPRLFLYPQDNIDFIHTWFKDVFNWIELKEGTKLSFLPFLIAKTLIEYRDDPQESECHRIVITSGNLVIANKLVFILGGLLKPRYDGEMKIMITPVSTPTPSNHLMPPSMNGSNESSYHSSSNSHTPSKLKIPATINEHRPSRPRYSSTENIHVQSRTMDIPIVKSDQSPFSTSRGWKIPSSYRSATSSVSISSDESLAEVIQPSSLKSTTSIPFQNFSSSLSNQLYSSSYGSWFNGSITGSFTNSNPLSNGTSNMATFSSSFKKNNISSIFQSNSPTAGTDSWERPENNTGLNPNITLQRTASNSSLRHMLTPYQQQLISPSTNSEYDEYPWFGATNNAGGATVGTSSETVGSQQPVLLQGAHMDTTTLLDSIRTSNNNGAYTFPLKNVGFDRDCSSLDHHKLLTSCFEEIFEGDIDANKVTTMVPCSDIAVHIHSKQEDSEGVTSHPRVVIDVDIPGTTISKYPEELLPRYTMYLSHFNPFFKLQAIPATNEIENKIVHGLKRDFISEKCDVSKTLFISMRSRSIKEIVVRKTTSINTPSNSSNQDPRNKSKGSMLKQKIKKVFSNGTCTGRVTPVLNNCVAFVEAALMSAMSLYSDPTIDKKYRDERILKIFLAVAHYNVDEV
- the ZRT3 gene encoding Zn(2+) transporter ZRT3 (CAGL0M08250g~Ortholog(s) have zinc ion transmembrane transporter activity, role in cellular zinc ion homeostasis, zinc II ion transport and endoplasmic reticulum, fungal-type vacuole membrane localization); translation: MIARWLLFSLISSLLCILGALFVPIISRYSSKSHENNNTKLVNYGLSLSAGSMMTTALYKMLPAMDPDNRFTVFFGFTFGILISFFLNYVVHAFTSESLIHCAHGDDHSHSHGDHDRAHDHDHDHNDSHEYGHGHEHSHEHGNNNNHVHLDDNEADDDLYDPLSRHRSVETEHSALLPHGKEGVRRRLSLLDLFSKKHRDIGPCCDSIVKSCGVLSVPADKLTCVPLNQRGKCLNEQCHNYMQEVDQRPNHVSSQTDSSYSPNHSNSSSYESQDDAEHKHEHTSGVVCLENNIGYDLENLDTYRNNYMLGRRNTIEYQPSAKVSTNAGSTSVRSQAISRPSLKGINSAPHYSENAQATKASNHDGHGHDDGHEHFHHHDEEALYSHHHHLETPFSKLLSIGLQTCLVLTLHKFPEGLIIFYTNQSDETKSLGLSIFISLLIHNFVEGFAMTLPFYTAFESKWKAILITTILGGGSQPFGAVLGYFIFKSSGGDHKHSDGAPPIMGLLLSITAGFLVVISVQMFQTGVSFSDSHHHHSDDNEEEIAQNHTMGTTCLKWCCAGICLILLSGIFV
- the TPO5 gene encoding Tpo5p (CAGL0M08272g~Ortholog(s) have polyamine transmembrane transporter activity, role in cellular response to drug, polyamine transport and Golgi apparatus, endoplasmic reticulum localization), with product MIQEYTLIPENIRENIRENMPNLDPHEIFENLHHYVQEDEVTDEPEEVEHFNYKQELDKSLLSRNSVIGLGFGLMSPVLGMCTSMGIGMLNGGPLSIMLGFFISGILIWFSSLSLGEIVSKFPMELHVGSAMIAPPRLKLICSWFTGWLMLIGNWTMSTSITFAGAQLTISLILMANNELISETHLILFTVIVFYMVVTLVGLVNLKFARFIEIINKVCVYWIIYAIIFIDILLLIFHKGKFRSLKYALFHFDNSMSGYSSAFLSFLIGFQQSNFTLQGFSMLPALADEVKKPEKDIPRGMSTAVLLSTFSGLIFLLPIMLILPDIETIFSNHKVLPIVTIFTKSTHSMVVSVFLVLLILGNLFFSGIGSITTSSRAVYSFSRDHAIPRYDLWTFVPPDSQSRVPKYSILLSMGISYFLGLLALISTAAFNAFIGAAVLCLCSATFIPLVLVLCTGRRSIKHAPVKIRYKFGWFINIASVLWLLLVMVSVCFPTQLPVTVKGMNYAIVVYVLCLIGITILYFKWGKYNFRLPLSDDAKNNPFSLEAQFPTTKEDNEYEHSGSNAKTANLPEGQASPVENPFIGEHENSQTDIDFDVVSVDLQDAIEERDTRLEGQTRNDTN